The following proteins come from a genomic window of Perognathus longimembris pacificus isolate PPM17 chromosome 12, ASM2315922v1, whole genome shotgun sequence:
- the Ankrd46 gene encoding ankyrin repeat domain-containing protein 46 produces MSYVFVNDSSQTNVPLLQACIDGDFNYSKRLLESGFDPNIRDSRGRTGLHLAAARGNVDICQLLHKFGADLLATDYQGNTALHLCGHVDTIQFLVSNGLKIDICNHQGATPLVLAKRRGVNKDVIRLLESLEEQEVKGFNRGTHSKLETMQTAESESAMESHSLLNPNLQQGEGVLSSFRTTWQEFVEDLGFWRVLLLIFVIALLSLGIAYYVSGVLPFVENQPELVH; encoded by the exons ATGTCCTACGTGTTTGTAAATGATTCTTCTCAGACTAACGTGCCCTTGCTACAAGCCTGTATTGATGGCGACTTTAACTACTCCAAGCGGCTTTTGGAAAGTGGCTTTGACCCAAATATTCGTGACAGCAGGGGCAGGACAGGCCTGCACCTCGCCGCAGCCCGAGGGAACGTAGACATCTGCCAGCTGCTGCATAAATTCGGTGCTGATCTGCTGGCCACAGATTATCAAGGAAACACAGCTCTTCACCTCTGCGGCCATGTGGACACCATACAGTTCTTAGTGTCCAACGGACTCAAAATTGATATTTG caatcatCAAGGTGCTACCCCTTTAGTTCTGGCAAAGCGCAGGGGTGTGAATAAAGATGTCATCCGATTGCTGGAATCCCTGGAAGAACAGGAGGTAAAAGGATTTAACAGAGGAACCCACTCAAAACTGGAGACTATGCAGACGGCTGAGAGCGAAAG TGCCATGGAGAGCCACTCTCTCCTCAATCCCAACCTACAGCAAGGTGAAGGAGTTCTTTCCAGCTTCCGAACCACATGGCAGGAGTTTGTAGAGGATCTGGGCTTCTGGAGGGTCTTGCTTCTGATCTTTGTCATTGCTCTGCTGTCTCTGGGCATTGCTTACTATGTTAGTGGGGTCCTGCCCTTTGTGGAAAACCAGCCTGAACTGGTACATTGA